A window of Chitinophaga sp. MM2321 contains these coding sequences:
- a CDS encoding metallophosphoesterase — protein sequence MPSIKRILARFIIWASNKISSNPDRETVFTSLSKLQQDILDGKEDKGLILSCDQENARFIIFSDQHKGAKDAADDFMPAEKNYLAALGHYYENDFTLINLGDCEELWESTPGKVIEKNRSSLLEEARFLQKDRYYRIFGNHDLEWHYLVPREQFLKPIFGKKLKIYEGLILQTKYQDADFRIFLAHGHQGDLRSDGNAFSKWVVAAIWTPIQRLFDIHLDTTADSFDLVDAHNIIMYEWTIQYKNTLLISGHTHKPVFASLDHIDRLTKQLIKAKEKGDADQMKALEAELQKRQAEYAGKQLVKTMVHPTYFNTGCCCFSDGDITGIEIADGFIRLVKWVKTDAAPTRKVLEESPLYYLFEQL from the coding sequence GTGCCTTCAATCAAAAGAATACTGGCCCGGTTCATCATATGGGCATCCAATAAAATATCATCAAATCCTGACAGGGAAACGGTTTTTACCTCTTTATCAAAATTGCAGCAGGATATCCTCGACGGCAAGGAAGATAAAGGGCTGATCTTGTCCTGTGACCAGGAAAATGCCCGCTTCATTATTTTTTCCGATCAGCATAAAGGTGCAAAAGATGCGGCAGATGATTTCATGCCCGCAGAAAAGAACTACCTGGCCGCCCTTGGCCATTATTATGAAAATGACTTTACCCTGATTAATCTCGGCGATTGTGAAGAACTCTGGGAAAGCACACCCGGGAAAGTGATAGAGAAAAACCGTTCCTCCCTCCTGGAAGAAGCCCGGTTCCTCCAAAAAGACCGGTACTATCGGATCTTCGGTAATCACGACCTGGAATGGCACTACCTCGTACCACGGGAGCAGTTCCTGAAACCGATTTTCGGCAAAAAACTCAAAATATACGAAGGACTGATCCTGCAAACAAAATACCAGGATGCCGATTTCCGGATATTTCTCGCACACGGCCACCAGGGTGACCTGAGAAGCGACGGAAACGCTTTCAGCAAATGGGTGGTAGCCGCCATATGGACCCCCATCCAGCGCCTGTTTGATATTCACCTGGACACTACCGCCGACTCCTTCGATCTTGTAGATGCCCATAATATCATCATGTATGAATGGACCATCCAGTATAAAAACACCCTGCTCATTTCCGGGCATACGCATAAGCCTGTTTTCGCCTCCCTCGATCATATCGACCGCCTCACCAAACAACTGATAAAAGCAAAAGAGAAAGGCGACGCCGATCAGATGAAAGCACTCGAGGCAGAATTGCAGAAACGGCAGGCAGAATATGCCGGCAAACAGCTGGTAAAAACAATGGTACACCCCACCTATTTCAATACCGGCTGCTGCTGTTTCAGTGATGGCGATATCACAGGTATAGAAATAGCCGATGGCTTTATCCGCCTGGTGAAATGGGTGAAAACGGATGCGGCCCCTACCCGTAAAGTGCTGGAAGAATCACCCCTCTATTATTTATTTGAACAGCTGTAA